One part of the Parachlamydiales bacterium genome encodes these proteins:
- a CDS encoding M18 family aminopeptidase has translation MPHLLDMQKLITFLQGSPTAWHAVANMRQQLDKRGFTPLHESETWKLKHGKGYYVVRDGSSLIAFVIPRKAIHSAKVAASHTDSPAFKLKPNAPFVKEGMLMLGVDIYGGPLLNSWLNRDLGIAGRIFSRGKNNSLVETLVNIADSPVVIPQLAIHLDRDVNTQGLVLHKQNHLAALAKLDCKDDKEAGLYLSKLLGVKDILSSDLFLYPIEPPAFVGPKKEMLAAYRIDSLCSVHSILEAFLASSTPAENTLKLCAFWDNEEIGSATAQGASSPFFSETVERLIYALNGTRADYLRIVSSSLCVSVDLGHGVHPNYADKHEPQHKVKLGQGITLKYSAQQRYASTAATAGYIKALCGKNKIPFQELVGRGDLSSGSTIGPIHANLTGMPTVDIGIPQLSMHSARELIACSDQAAMTKLIECYYS, from the coding sequence ATGCCGCATCTACTAGACATGCAAAAACTGATCACATTCCTACAAGGCTCTCCTACCGCTTGGCACGCTGTAGCTAATATGCGTCAGCAGCTGGATAAGCGTGGATTTACGCCTCTGCATGAAAGCGAGACATGGAAACTAAAGCACGGCAAAGGATACTATGTTGTCCGCGACGGGTCCTCGCTGATTGCCTTTGTTATTCCGCGCAAAGCCATCCATTCAGCTAAAGTTGCCGCCTCGCATACTGACAGCCCTGCTTTTAAGCTTAAGCCTAATGCACCCTTTGTCAAGGAAGGCATGCTGATGCTAGGTGTCGATATCTACGGGGGTCCGTTATTAAACTCCTGGCTTAACCGCGATTTAGGCATTGCAGGAAGAATTTTCTCACGTGGTAAAAACAATAGTCTGGTGGAGACTCTAGTCAATATCGCAGACTCGCCTGTCGTCATCCCCCAGCTGGCTATCCACCTTGATCGCGACGTCAATACCCAAGGGCTAGTTTTACATAAACAAAATCATTTGGCTGCTCTAGCAAAACTCGATTGTAAAGATGATAAAGAGGCAGGACTCTATTTAAGTAAGCTCTTAGGAGTGAAGGATATCCTTAGCAGCGACTTATTCTTGTATCCTATAGAGCCCCCCGCATTTGTAGGACCAAAAAAAGAGATGCTCGCCGCTTATCGTATCGACAGTCTATGCAGCGTCCACTCCATTTTAGAGGCTTTTTTAGCGTCTTCAACCCCTGCCGAAAACACGCTTAAGCTTTGCGCCTTTTGGGACAATGAAGAGATAGGCTCTGCAACTGCACAGGGAGCTTCTTCCCCATTCTTCTCTGAAACAGTAGAACGTCTGATTTATGCACTGAATGGTACTCGCGCCGATTACTTACGCATTGTCTCTTCCTCCCTCTGCGTATCGGTAGACTTAGGACATGGCGTCCATCCCAACTATGCTGATAAGCATGAACCCCAGCATAAAGTTAAATTAGGGCAAGGGATCACCCTTAAATACAGCGCACAGCAACGTTATGCTTCCACAGCTGCTACAGCAGGATACATTAAAGCGCTATGCGGAAAAAATAAAATACCTTTTCAGGAATTGGTTGGAAGAGGGGATCTTTCTTCAGGATCAACGATTGGACCCATCCACGCGAATTTAACAGGAATGCCAACAGTTGACATCGGCATTCCACAATTATCCATGCATTCTGCACGCGAACTCATCGCCTGCAGCGACCAAGCTGCAATGACAAAGCTTATCGAGTGCTATTATTCCTAA
- a CDS encoding glycogen/starch/alpha-glucan phosphorylase, whose amino-acid sequence MTTSGSGLDLEYQAEMLAAKTKHYLITTMGKSSEEANSDEVYRALSYALREEIMIRWLATTRSMDKFNVRKLFYLSMEYLPGRIFINNLTNICAMDIVKGALVKLNRNLQDIMFCESDPGLGNGGLGRLASCFLDSLATHHYPAVAYGLRYQYGLFEQQLWDGLQIEAPDCWLISENPWEFRRDLRKVTIKYGGKTISTQNIHGDEIMSLENPDEVWAMPYDFPIVGYSPNNDFSVLTLRLWTTKDSPNNFHLQSYNAGRLDQATENTALNDVLYPSDNHEIGQRIRLKQEFLLVSASLQDIIRHYLAHHENFRSFSDKVRIQINDTHPTLVIPELIRILTKDYDIPWKMAVDITRTCTGYTNHTILSEALEQWDQQLFSYLLPRQYRIVERLNYDFLSNIRQAFPKDEEKIQRMSILEQGKVRMANLAIVGSHSINGVAALHSSILKTKVFKDFYDIYPERFTNVTNGVTQRRWLLLCNPELARFITNRIGNEWITNFPKIRELEKFADDHASLEEFITIKHKNKQRFVDFLNARNRLRDNRGRFVSGAPLIDVNSLFDVQIKRIHEYKRQLLNALHLVMIYFEMLDNPHHNRIKRTAIFAGKAAASYVTAKDIIRFIYAIGRKVNRDPNINGMLKVVYVENYNVSKAEYIIPAADLSEQISTAGTEASGTGNMKLSINGALTIGTHDGANIEMHEEVGDEWWPFSFGATTEEIAALRAGGQYNPRAIYEKNPKIKRAIDSLRDHTFATNEQEHQDFSDLYHKLIEGHYGGAPDRYFMLYDLQSYYDTQKKVEEYYQDPMNWAKIAIHNIAGMGKFSTDVSIENYCKNIWQIEPCKMDSEILDRIQYEYREHDKCRIY is encoded by the coding sequence ATGACAACGTCAGGTAGTGGATTAGATTTAGAGTATCAGGCGGAGATGTTGGCCGCAAAAACTAAGCATTATTTGATAACTACGATGGGAAAGTCGTCGGAGGAAGCGAACTCTGATGAAGTTTATCGTGCGTTGTCTTATGCCTTGCGTGAAGAGATAATGATCCGGTGGCTGGCGACGACACGATCGATGGATAAATTTAACGTGCGCAAGCTTTTTTACCTTTCTATGGAGTATTTACCTGGAAGGATCTTCATCAATAACCTTACGAACATCTGTGCCATGGATATTGTCAAGGGTGCGTTAGTGAAGCTAAACCGCAACTTGCAGGACATCATGTTTTGCGAGTCTGACCCGGGATTGGGCAATGGAGGTTTGGGGAGGTTAGCATCCTGTTTCCTAGATTCCTTGGCTACCCATCATTATCCGGCAGTGGCGTATGGATTAAGGTATCAGTATGGATTATTTGAGCAGCAGCTATGGGATGGTTTGCAGATTGAGGCGCCGGATTGCTGGCTAATCAGTGAGAACCCGTGGGAATTCCGTCGGGATTTACGTAAAGTAACCATCAAGTATGGCGGGAAGACCATCTCCACCCAGAATATCCATGGCGATGAGATTATGTCCTTAGAGAATCCTGACGAAGTCTGGGCGATGCCTTATGATTTCCCTATTGTAGGCTACAGTCCCAACAATGATTTTTCCGTTTTGACACTGCGTTTATGGACGACTAAAGATTCGCCCAATAACTTCCACTTACAGAGTTATAATGCGGGGCGTTTGGATCAGGCTACGGAGAATACGGCACTGAACGACGTCCTTTATCCTAGTGACAATCATGAGATAGGTCAGCGGATACGTTTAAAGCAGGAATTCCTGTTAGTTTCAGCTTCTCTGCAGGATATTATCCGTCATTATCTAGCGCATCATGAAAATTTCCGTTCATTCTCCGACAAGGTACGTATTCAGATCAACGACACGCACCCGACACTAGTGATTCCGGAGTTGATCCGCATTTTAACAAAAGATTATGATATTCCCTGGAAGATGGCAGTAGATATAACCCGTACTTGTACGGGTTATACAAATCACACCATCTTGAGCGAAGCATTGGAGCAGTGGGACCAGCAGTTATTTTCCTACCTTTTACCCCGCCAATACCGCATTGTGGAAAGGTTGAACTATGACTTCCTCAGCAACATCAGGCAAGCCTTCCCTAAAGATGAAGAAAAAATCCAGCGTATGTCTATTCTTGAGCAAGGTAAAGTCAGAATGGCCAATCTTGCCATCGTCGGCTCGCATAGCATCAATGGGGTAGCAGCGCTCCATAGCAGCATCTTAAAGACTAAGGTGTTCAAAGATTTCTATGATATCTACCCTGAAAGATTTACCAATGTGACTAACGGGGTGACGCAGCGTCGTTGGTTGCTTTTGTGCAATCCTGAGCTAGCACGGTTTATCACTAATCGCATCGGCAACGAGTGGATAACGAACTTCCCTAAAATTAGGGAGTTGGAGAAATTTGCTGACGACCACGCTTCCTTAGAAGAATTCATCACCATCAAGCATAAGAACAAACAGCGTTTTGTAGACTTCCTGAATGCACGCAATAGGTTGAGGGATAACCGTGGAAGATTTGTGAGCGGTGCCCCCCTAATCGATGTCAACTCGCTCTTTGATGTGCAAATCAAGCGCATACACGAGTATAAACGTCAGCTATTAAATGCACTTCACTTAGTGATGATCTATTTTGAGATGTTGGACAATCCCCACCATAACAGAATAAAGAGGACGGCCATTTTCGCAGGGAAAGCTGCAGCCAGCTATGTGACGGCAAAAGACATCATTCGTTTCATCTACGCAATCGGCCGCAAAGTCAACCGCGATCCTAATATCAATGGCATGCTAAAGGTCGTCTATGTAGAGAATTACAACGTTTCCAAAGCCGAATATATCATCCCTGCAGCAGACTTATCAGAACAGATTTCCACAGCAGGAACGGAAGCCTCCGGCACAGGTAATATGAAGCTATCCATCAATGGCGCTTTAACGATAGGCACACATGACGGGGCGAATATTGAGATGCATGAGGAGGTGGGCGATGAATGGTGGCCGTTCTCCTTTGGAGCAACGACAGAAGAGATAGCAGCTCTGCGTGCAGGAGGACAGTATAATCCACGGGCAATCTACGAGAAAAACCCTAAAATTAAACGCGCTATAGACTCCTTAAGGGATCATACTTTTGCTACAAACGAGCAAGAGCACCAAGACTTCAGCGACCTCTACCACAAGCTGATCGAAGGGCACTATGGCGGGGCACCGGACCGATATTTCATGCTGTATGACTTACAAAGCTACTACGATACGCAAAAGAAAGTAGAAGAGTATTATCAAGATCCTATGAACTGGGCAAAAATTGCTATACACAATATCGCAGGAATGGGTAAATTCTCCACCGATGTCTCTATCGAAAACTATTGCAAAAATATTTGGCAGATAGAACCTTGCAAGATGGATTCCGAGATCCTAGATAGGATCCAATACGAGTACAGAGAACACGATAAATGCCGCATCTACTAG
- a CDS encoding sulfite exporter TauE/SafE family protein: MTLLLSMLPIYILGNLHCIGMCGPLVMMIGKHNYRNWYFAGRITSFTLIATLAASLGSVLTIFLNQYNLGALLSLLFGIAFISYGILKLFNFSLHIPGPNLGKYIAPLILKDSPKYSFSFGLSTVLLPCGQSLLVFSACALSGDTLTGFINGAAFSLLTTPSLLLAMHAHKLLSFGKKYYNQLLALASIIAGSIALLRSLADLNLIPHLTLSQSLHITIF; the protein is encoded by the coding sequence ATGACCCTCCTTCTCTCTATGCTCCCTATATATATTCTAGGAAACCTCCACTGCATCGGCATGTGCGGCCCTCTCGTTATGATGATCGGTAAACACAACTACAGAAACTGGTACTTCGCAGGGCGCATCACCTCCTTCACTCTCATCGCCACACTCGCCGCCTCACTAGGCAGCGTCCTGACTATCTTCCTTAACCAATACAACCTAGGCGCCCTCCTATCCCTCCTCTTCGGCATCGCCTTCATCTCCTACGGCATCCTCAAACTTTTTAACTTCTCACTCCATATCCCCGGACCCAACCTAGGAAAATACATAGCACCCCTCATCCTCAAAGACTCTCCCAAATACTCTTTCTCCTTCGGACTCTCCACAGTTCTCCTCCCCTGCGGACAATCCCTCCTCGTCTTCTCCGCCTGCGCCCTCTCCGGCGACACCCTCACCGGCTTCATCAACGGCGCCGCCTTCTCCCTCCTCACCACTCCCTCACTCCTCCTCGCTATGCACGCCCACAAACTCCTTTCCTTCGGAAAGAAATACTACAACCAACTCCTAGCCCTAGCTTCCATCATCGCCGGCTCCATCGCTCTCCTCCGCTCCCTCGCTGACCTTAACCTCATCCCACACCTCACACTCTCCCAATCCCTCCACATCACCATCTTCTAG
- the smc gene encoding chromosome segregation protein SMC, giving the protein MRLKKITIFGFKSFADKTSLEFHPGITGIVGPNGCGKSNVSDAFRWVLGEQSAKSLRGHKMQDIIFAGTSHRRPLHLAEVSITLTEINGALPIEFEEITITRRLHRNGDSEYLLNGTQVRLKDLQALFFDSGIGKEAFSIFEQGKIDQVIHYTPLERRTIFEEAAGIVRFLHRKREALRKLEQTDLNLSRVEDILREVSQRIAVLEQQAASAIAYKERKALFELLEKQLMTTKWATGKQRLQQLASEETSLSERLEKLTAEISSARQELHQARIKAHDCEQAWKERSAEMYAKRNERDLFLRDRSHMAKRREELQHQIARWGQDLQALAVQNEKNTEEQGEQNDAHGELRSSLTELRSTLDEAQVRFDEKSQELEDTRRSQDESQKSRLALTQSHSSKQAEWKQLQARIEALNERLPPLEDKVSNLEQQKKETQDKQKIRADELKKLSDTIDTYKGQLDTLDNLYNEIKDSLATGQADGETLVKESATLQTRLHTLQELRSALDSFSPGCKRLLEDSAQPKNTLYGKITPLYELISPPPGQERAAAAALQPYGQTLVVATKEDLNLTLAYIKKHQLTDVTLFCAEDAPHSNLTHHFLDNLKIVNTLDEALSLHTPAWSNEGALIDHKRVLFYEPRREGNSFMREAEITSLQEQIDSLEHRKIQHSQQQRLHQERLSETQIKRTSLDKEMRTTEMKLVEVNYALLRHQADAKRIEDEFNILKAEQNKTREAIVESSLRCEDLASSVASLEKQLKLSETTSQHQSTLLDELFLIVKKEQANFENARKCWQEAYAKERQQQHSLEVLSLKKHEISQNIKKLHLEISQAKEALDSLCENNTDTTDQIETVQKLVLKLETSCQTLEKNTADAKQEAENLEKKLLSNEQNLKSIENDKHKLQVQASQLSTLQETLTSAYKEKYNDEFTPNSPLLEDIPQTEKQLKTLKQELDSTQNINMLAIEECSQDKQRSDFLSSQINDLKLSKNELAKVIQELDSQSRKLFEETFNAIRTNFQKNFAILFNGGEADLQFVDNDDLLEAGIEISAKPPGKQMRSISLLSGGEKCLTAMALLFAIFEVKPSPYCILDEIDAPLDDSNVERFLNVVKQFIDRCQFIIITHNKRTMAIADRLYGVSMQEKGVSKLLSMEFSNTYAVNA; this is encoded by the coding sequence TTGCGTCTTAAGAAAATTACCATTTTTGGCTTCAAATCATTCGCCGATAAAACATCGCTAGAATTTCATCCAGGCATCACCGGTATCGTAGGACCTAACGGCTGCGGTAAATCCAACGTTTCTGACGCTTTCCGCTGGGTTCTAGGTGAACAGTCCGCCAAATCCCTCCGCGGCCATAAAATGCAAGACATCATCTTCGCAGGAACCTCCCATCGTCGTCCTTTACACCTTGCCGAAGTCTCTATCACTCTCACAGAAATCAATGGCGCCCTTCCCATCGAATTCGAAGAAATCACGATCACACGCCGTCTTCACCGCAATGGCGACTCCGAATACCTTCTCAATGGCACTCAAGTGCGTCTCAAAGACCTACAAGCACTATTCTTCGACTCAGGCATCGGGAAAGAAGCCTTCTCCATTTTTGAACAAGGCAAAATCGACCAAGTCATCCACTACACACCCCTTGAAAGACGCACCATCTTTGAAGAAGCCGCCGGCATCGTCCGCTTCCTCCACCGCAAAAGGGAAGCCCTCCGTAAACTGGAACAAACCGACCTTAACCTCTCCCGTGTCGAAGATATCCTTAGAGAGGTGTCTCAACGCATCGCCGTTTTGGAACAACAAGCTGCCAGCGCCATTGCCTATAAGGAACGGAAAGCCCTCTTTGAACTGCTCGAAAAACAACTGATGACAACAAAATGGGCCACAGGAAAACAACGCCTCCAACAGCTTGCTTCTGAGGAAACATCCCTATCAGAAAGACTGGAAAAACTCACTGCTGAAATCTCCTCCGCACGCCAAGAACTTCACCAAGCCCGTATTAAAGCCCACGACTGCGAACAAGCTTGGAAGGAACGCTCTGCCGAGATGTACGCCAAACGGAACGAACGCGACCTCTTCCTACGCGACCGCAGCCATATGGCCAAACGGCGTGAAGAACTCCAACACCAAATTGCCCGCTGGGGACAAGACCTGCAGGCGCTAGCTGTCCAAAATGAAAAAAATACCGAAGAACAAGGTGAACAAAATGATGCGCATGGCGAACTGCGCTCCAGCCTGACAGAGCTCCGCAGCACCCTCGATGAAGCACAAGTCCGCTTCGACGAAAAATCCCAAGAACTGGAAGACACCCGCCGCAGCCAAGACGAATCTCAAAAGAGCCGCTTAGCCCTAACTCAAAGCCACAGCTCTAAACAAGCCGAATGGAAACAACTCCAAGCTCGTATCGAAGCCTTAAATGAACGCCTCCCCCCACTCGAAGATAAAGTCTCCAACCTAGAGCAACAGAAAAAGGAAACTCAAGATAAACAGAAAATCCGTGCCGATGAACTAAAAAAGCTTTCTGACACTATCGACACCTACAAAGGACAACTCGACACCCTCGACAACCTCTACAATGAAATTAAAGACTCCCTAGCTACCGGCCAGGCCGACGGTGAAACACTTGTCAAAGAAAGCGCAACACTCCAAACCCGCCTGCACACTTTGCAAGAACTGCGCTCCGCCCTCGACAGCTTCTCCCCAGGATGCAAACGTCTTCTGGAAGATAGCGCACAACCCAAGAATACTCTCTACGGTAAAATCACCCCCCTCTACGAGCTTATCTCCCCTCCACCGGGACAAGAGAGAGCCGCCGCCGCCGCTCTGCAGCCTTACGGACAAACTCTTGTCGTCGCCACAAAAGAAGACCTTAACCTTACCCTCGCCTACATAAAAAAACACCAACTGACCGATGTAACCCTCTTCTGCGCTGAAGACGCCCCACACAGTAACCTCACCCACCATTTTTTGGACAACCTTAAAATCGTCAATACCCTCGATGAAGCCCTCTCCCTCCATACTCCCGCCTGGTCCAACGAAGGTGCTCTCATCGACCACAAACGCGTCCTCTTCTACGAACCGCGCCGCGAAGGCAACTCTTTCATGCGCGAAGCCGAAATCACCTCCCTGCAAGAGCAGATCGACTCCCTTGAACACCGCAAAATCCAACACAGCCAACAACAGCGCCTCCACCAAGAAAGGCTCTCCGAAACACAAATCAAACGCACCTCCCTCGACAAGGAAATGCGCACCACCGAAATGAAACTCGTCGAAGTCAACTACGCACTCCTCAGACACCAAGCCGACGCCAAACGTATCGAAGATGAATTCAATATCCTAAAAGCCGAACAAAATAAAACTCGCGAAGCTATTGTCGAAAGCTCACTACGCTGCGAAGACCTAGCTTCTTCCGTCGCTTCACTAGAAAAGCAACTTAAACTCTCTGAAACTACCTCCCAACATCAATCCACTCTCCTCGATGAACTCTTCCTCATCGTAAAAAAAGAACAAGCCAACTTTGAAAACGCACGCAAATGCTGGCAAGAAGCCTACGCCAAAGAAAGGCAACAACAACACTCTCTCGAAGTCCTCTCCCTAAAAAAACACGAGATCAGCCAAAACATAAAAAAACTTCACCTCGAAATCTCTCAAGCCAAAGAAGCTCTAGACTCCCTCTGCGAAAATAATACCGACACCACCGACCAGATTGAAACTGTGCAAAAACTCGTCCTCAAACTGGAAACCTCTTGCCAAACTCTAGAAAAAAATACTGCTGACGCTAAACAAGAAGCCGAAAATCTCGAGAAAAAACTGCTCTCGAATGAACAAAACCTGAAATCTATTGAAAACGATAAACACAAACTCCAAGTCCAAGCCTCCCAACTCTCCACCCTGCAAGAAACTCTCACCTCCGCCTACAAAGAAAAATATAACGACGAATTCACTCCCAACTCCCCTCTCCTCGAGGATATTCCTCAAACAGAAAAACAACTCAAAACGCTCAAACAAGAACTAGACTCCACTCAGAATATCAACATGCTAGCCATCGAGGAATGCTCCCAAGATAAACAACGCAGCGACTTCCTCTCCTCTCAAATCAATGACCTAAAACTCTCTAAAAATGAACTTGCTAAAGTCATCCAAGAACTCGACTCCCAATCCCGCAAACTCTTCGAAGAAACTTTCAACGCCATACGCACCAACTTCCAAAAAAACTTCGCCATCCTATTCAATGGCGGCGAAGCCGACCTCCAATTCGTCGACAACGATGACCTACTCGAAGCCGGTATCGAAATCTCCGCTAAACCCCCAGGCAAACAAATGCGCTCCATCAGCCTCCTCTCCGGCGGCGAAAAATGCCTCACAGCCATGGCCCTACTCTTCGCCATCTTCGAAGTCAAACCCTCACCTTACTGCATCCTAGACGAAATCGACGCCCCCCTAGACGACTCCAACGTCGAACGCTTCCTCAACGTCGTCAAACAATTCATCGACCGCTGCCAGTTCATCATCATCACTCACAACAAACGCACCATGGCCATCGCCGATCGCCTCTACGGCGTCTCCATGCAAGAAAAAGGCGTCTCTAAACTACTCTCCATGGAGTTCTCTAACACCTACGCCGTCAACGCATAG
- the serS gene encoding serine--tRNA ligase, whose product MLDIRLLRKDHAAIEQKLKTKDPSISLGSLLTLDEELRTLKTKIEALKASLNEQSKKIGLMKRKGEDTTPLMNEVSSLGTEISVLEPKIDELEKAYNNELASLPNIPMDDVKVSQSPADNVVIKTYGEKPEFTFPFKNHVELNEKLHLFDFKAGAKLAGSGWPVYRNWGARLEWALINYMLSQQIANGFMMWMPPLLVKPEIEYGAGQLPKFEMQQFKINDPDYNLYLIPTSEVPLNGIHLDEIINESELPLKYTAYTPCFRREAGAAGSQERGLIRMHQFNKVEMFCFTKPEDSNKTFDEMMRHAEKILENLNIHYRSTLLVTGDMSFGAAKTVDIEVWLPGQNRYYEVSSISNCTDYQARRSQTRYRKSDGKLDFVHTLNGSGLATSRLMVAILENNQNEDGSINIPKPLQPYLDNLTILHPTK is encoded by the coding sequence ATGCTAGATATACGTTTGTTACGAAAAGATCACGCTGCAATAGAACAAAAACTAAAGACCAAAGATCCCTCCATCTCGCTAGGTAGCCTTCTTACTTTGGATGAGGAATTAAGAACCCTTAAAACAAAGATTGAAGCACTCAAAGCAAGCCTTAATGAGCAATCCAAAAAGATTGGACTTATGAAACGCAAAGGGGAAGATACAACCCCATTAATGAATGAAGTATCCTCTTTAGGCACTGAGATTAGCGTTTTAGAACCCAAAATCGACGAGTTAGAAAAAGCTTATAATAACGAACTCGCATCTTTGCCGAACATTCCGATGGATGACGTTAAGGTGTCACAGTCACCTGCTGATAACGTGGTGATAAAAACTTATGGGGAAAAGCCTGAGTTTACCTTTCCCTTTAAAAACCATGTCGAACTTAATGAGAAACTCCACTTGTTCGATTTTAAGGCAGGGGCTAAGCTAGCCGGTTCTGGATGGCCTGTTTACCGCAATTGGGGTGCAAGATTGGAGTGGGCGCTTATCAACTATATGTTAAGCCAGCAAATTGCCAATGGCTTCATGATGTGGATGCCACCGCTTTTGGTAAAGCCTGAAATCGAATACGGTGCAGGGCAACTTCCCAAATTCGAGATGCAGCAGTTCAAAATCAATGATCCAGACTATAACCTTTATCTTATTCCAACTTCAGAAGTTCCTTTGAATGGGATCCATTTGGACGAGATCATCAACGAGAGCGAGCTGCCTTTAAAATATACTGCCTATACTCCCTGTTTCCGCCGTGAAGCGGGCGCTGCAGGCTCACAAGAGCGTGGGCTTATCCGTATGCATCAGTTCAATAAAGTAGAAATGTTTTGCTTTACAAAACCTGAAGACAGCAATAAGACCTTTGACGAGATGATGCGTCATGCAGAGAAGATCCTAGAAAACTTAAATATCCACTATCGCAGTACACTGCTTGTGACAGGAGATATGTCCTTTGGAGCTGCTAAAACAGTAGATATCGAGGTATGGCTGCCCGGGCAGAATCGTTATTACGAAGTATCATCTATTTCCAACTGTACGGACTATCAAGCACGCCGTTCACAAACACGCTATAGAAAAAGCGATGGCAAACTGGATTTTGTACATACGCTCAACGGATCGGGCCTTGCGACATCGCGCCTTATGGTAGCTATTCTCGAGAATAATCAGAATGAAGATGGTTCCATCAATATACCGAAGCCACTTCAGCCTTATCTGGATAATCTTACTATCCTTCATCCTACGAAATAG
- a CDS encoding efflux transporter outer membrane subunit encodes MMLPRFILTFLLIFAMQSCTLHHSYQRPAIDIPCAWRIVDNELTTEINLRWWEEFNDPVLNCYIYEALYYNWDLKTAIARVREYYDQLRIVSSELFPQITGSGQIYRNELSVAAGQVFPGSGLSRINNFYALAFNASYELDVWGRVRSATEAALADYFAQIENRRTVVLTLVTSVASAYFLLSQYDKQLAIAMQTLESRIKSYELAVVRFEEGLTSELEVKQAASEVETARTQVKQLEISVPQQENLLSILIGRNPQPLERGLKLDEFKMPPQVPEGLPSDILDQRPDIRKAEQNMVAANARTGEARALLFPQISLTGNYGNESITLKDLFTGPARTWQYGASFMQTLFDAGKTLARIDQTKTLLYEVYTQYHLAIQNAFREVDDALIAHKKTIELVEVQKQRVKVLREYLELATLQYQNGQTDYLNVLDAERNLFNAQLDFAQAQSDSFISVVNLYKALGGGWVLDADDTALTPQTNPPCETQAEAARGLCPLDP; translated from the coding sequence ATGATGTTGCCTAGGTTTATCCTCACCTTCCTCCTCATCTTCGCCATGCAGTCTTGCACATTGCACCACTCCTACCAACGCCCCGCAATCGATATCCCCTGCGCCTGGCGCATCGTCGATAATGAACTCACCACAGAAATCAACCTCCGCTGGTGGGAAGAATTCAACGATCCAGTTTTAAACTGCTACATCTACGAAGCGCTCTATTACAACTGGGACCTTAAAACAGCTATCGCTAGGGTACGCGAATACTACGACCAACTTCGTATCGTCAGCTCAGAACTTTTTCCGCAAATCACCGGCTCAGGACAAATCTACCGCAACGAACTCTCCGTCGCCGCAGGACAAGTCTTTCCCGGCTCCGGATTGTCCCGCATCAATAACTTCTACGCCCTCGCTTTCAACGCTTCCTACGAACTGGATGTCTGGGGTCGTGTCCGCAGCGCCACCGAAGCTGCTCTCGCCGACTATTTCGCACAAATCGAAAACCGCCGCACCGTTGTCCTCACTCTCGTTACATCTGTCGCATCCGCCTACTTCCTTCTCAGCCAATACGACAAACAACTCGCCATCGCTATGCAAACGCTGGAATCGAGAATTAAATCGTATGAACTGGCCGTCGTCCGCTTCGAAGAAGGCCTAACCTCTGAACTGGAAGTGAAACAAGCTGCTTCTGAAGTGGAAACCGCCCGTACTCAAGTCAAACAGCTTGAAATTTCTGTACCACAGCAGGAAAACCTTCTCAGTATCCTCATCGGACGTAATCCCCAACCTCTTGAACGCGGGCTGAAACTAGATGAATTTAAGATGCCGCCACAAGTTCCTGAAGGTCTTCCATCGGATATTCTTGACCAAAGACCCGACATACGGAAAGCCGAGCAAAATATGGTGGCCGCCAACGCCCGCACCGGCGAAGCTCGTGCCCTCCTATTTCCTCAAATTAGCCTGACAGGGAACTACGGAAACGAAAGCATTACCCTAAAAGATCTCTTCACCGGGCCCGCACGCACCTGGCAATACGGCGCATCTTTCATGCAAACTCTCTTCGATGCCGGCAAAACCTTAGCCCGTATCGACCAAACAAAAACTCTCCTCTACGAGGTTTACACTCAATACCACTTAGCGATCCAAAATGCCTTCCGCGAAGTCGACGATGCACTCATTGCCCACAAGAAAACTATCGAACTCGTCGAAGTGCAAAAACAACGTGTTAAAGTCCTACGTGAATACTTAGAACTCGCCACACTCCAATACCAGAACGGACAAACCGACTACCTCAATGTGCTCGACGCCGAACGCAACCTCTTCAACGCCCAGCTTGACTTCGCTCAAGCCCAAAGCGACTCGTTCATCTCCGTCGTCAACCTCTACAAAGCTCTCGGCGGCGGATGGGTTCTAGATGCTGACGACACTGCGCTCACGCCACAGACAAACCCTCCGTGCGAAACACAAGCAGAAGCCGCCAGGGGACTCTGTCCCCTGGACCCCTGA